A section of the Catalinimonas alkaloidigena genome encodes:
- a CDS encoding energy transducer TonB — protein MKPQPFPWYRQRSLFFSIGLVTSLGLVICAFEMRTAVTEPLVMVLPPLEEPIFTAPVTQLEPPKPKLPEQPRQETKKPAAEVVEVDDWFPLDSTLLVEPPIVDDPAVAIALTAAVPDETLGQEEPIIDFADEQPQSDRFYPWLQKKLRYPDRAQREQISGTVYVQFVVEKDGALTDVQVAKGIGYGCDEEALRVVRSAPAWQPGRQRGRPVRVRMVVPIRFTLRR, from the coding sequence ATGAAACCGCAACCTTTTCCCTGGTATCGTCAACGCTCCCTGTTTTTCAGCATAGGGCTGGTCACCAGCCTGGGCCTGGTCATCTGTGCTTTCGAAATGCGTACGGCCGTCACCGAACCGTTGGTAATGGTGCTACCGCCCCTCGAAGAGCCGATTTTTACCGCCCCGGTGACGCAACTGGAACCGCCCAAGCCCAAGCTGCCCGAACAACCTCGGCAAGAAACCAAAAAGCCTGCGGCCGAAGTGGTTGAGGTGGATGATTGGTTCCCGTTGGATTCTACCTTGCTGGTGGAGCCACCGATTGTTGACGATCCTGCCGTAGCGATCGCCCTGACGGCCGCAGTCCCCGACGAAACGTTGGGGCAGGAGGAACCCATTATCGATTTTGCAGATGAGCAACCCCAATCCGACCGCTTTTACCCCTGGTTGCAAAAGAAGTTGCGCTATCCGGACCGGGCGCAGCGCGAACAGATCAGTGGCACGGTTTACGTCCAGTTTGTCGTAGAAAAAGATGGGGCCCTGACCGACGTACAAGTGGCCAAAGGCATCGGGTACGGCTGCGACGAAGAAGCCCTGCGGGTGGTCAGGAGCGCGCCGGCGTGGCAACCCGGCCGGCAGCGTGGGCGACCGGTACGTGTGCGGATGGTGGTGCCGATTCGATTTACCTTGCGCCGATAG
- the purD gene encoding phosphoribosylamine--glycine ligase → MQHNILVVGSGGREHTLAWKLAQSSQCENLYVAPGNAGTSQIAKNVSIAATDFEKLGQFCFEREITLLIVGPEQPLVEGIRDYFQQHKNLSGVGIIGPDAAGAQLEGSKDFSKQFMQRYQIPTAASQTFTAEQLDEALAYVAQQTPPIVLKADGLAAGKGVIITDEVAVAQDTLREMLVDRKFGDASSKVVIEQFLRGIELSVFVLTDGKSYRILPEAKDYKRIGEKDTGPNTGGMGAVSPVPFADNGFLGKVETRVIQPTLAGLKKEGIDYRGFIFIGLMNVNGDPYVIEYNVRMGDPETEVVIPRLKNDLVEVMEAVAEQRLDEITLEVDPRTATTVMLVAGGYPEKYEKGDVISGLEGLKQTLVFHAGTRQNENEEVVTNGGRVLSITALGDSIPEALEKSNAAAEAITWKGKYYRKDIGLDLLA, encoded by the coding sequence ATGCAGCACAACATTCTGGTAGTAGGCAGCGGCGGTCGCGAACATACGCTGGCCTGGAAACTCGCTCAAAGCTCGCAATGCGAAAACCTGTACGTTGCCCCTGGTAACGCCGGTACGTCGCAGATCGCTAAAAACGTCAGCATAGCCGCCACTGATTTTGAAAAGCTCGGCCAATTTTGCTTCGAGCGCGAAATTACGCTCCTGATCGTGGGGCCGGAGCAACCGCTCGTCGAAGGCATCCGCGACTACTTTCAGCAGCACAAAAACCTGAGTGGGGTGGGCATCATCGGGCCCGATGCCGCCGGTGCTCAACTGGAAGGCAGCAAGGATTTCTCGAAACAGTTCATGCAACGCTACCAGATTCCGACGGCTGCCTCGCAAACGTTCACGGCCGAGCAACTCGACGAAGCGCTGGCGTACGTAGCGCAGCAAACGCCGCCCATCGTGCTGAAGGCCGACGGACTGGCCGCCGGGAAAGGCGTCATCATCACGGACGAGGTTGCCGTTGCACAGGACACGCTGCGGGAAATGCTGGTAGACCGCAAATTCGGCGATGCCAGCAGCAAAGTGGTGATCGAACAGTTTCTGAGGGGGATTGAACTCTCGGTTTTCGTCCTGACCGACGGAAAAAGCTACCGGATTCTGCCCGAAGCCAAGGATTACAAGCGCATCGGCGAAAAAGACACCGGCCCTAATACCGGTGGAATGGGAGCCGTTTCGCCCGTTCCGTTTGCCGATAACGGCTTTCTGGGTAAGGTAGAAACGCGCGTCATTCAACCGACGCTGGCCGGACTGAAAAAGGAGGGTATCGACTACCGCGGCTTTATTTTCATCGGTCTGATGAACGTAAACGGTGATCCGTACGTGATCGAATACAACGTACGCATGGGCGATCCGGAAACGGAAGTGGTGATCCCACGCTTGAAAAACGATCTGGTTGAGGTAATGGAAGCCGTTGCCGAACAACGTCTCGATGAAATTACGTTGGAGGTCGATCCGCGCACGGCCACTACCGTGATGTTGGTGGCGGGAGGCTATCCCGAGAAGTACGAAAAAGGGGATGTGATTTCGGGCCTGGAAGGGCTGAAGCAAACACTGGTGTTCCATGCCGGCACCCGCCAGAACGAAAACGAAGAGGTGGTGACCAACGGCGGACGGGTGCTGAGCATAACGGCCCTGGGCGACAGCATTCCCGAAGCGCTGGAAAAATCGAATGCCGCGGCCGAAGCCATTACCTGGAAAGGCAAGTACTACCGCAAAGACATCGGACTGGATTTGCTGGCGTAA
- a CDS encoding succinate dehydrogenase/fumarate reductase iron-sulfur subunit produces the protein MNLTLKIWRQPNAQSEGKIVTYQVTDINDEMSFLEMLDVLNEALVKKGEDPVTFDHDCREGICGACSLFINGRPHGPQQTTTCQLHMRSFKDGDTIWIEPWRAKPFPVVKDLMVDRSAFDRIMQAGGYISVNTGSAPDANEIPISKVIADEAFNAATCIGCGACVAACKNASAMLFTGAKISQLAMLPQGKPEKKARAEAMIAQMDAEGFGACTNTGACSAECPKGITMANIARMNREFFAATLTSENMQ, from the coding sequence ATGAACCTCACGCTCAAAATATGGCGTCAGCCAAACGCCCAGTCTGAAGGAAAAATCGTGACGTACCAGGTAACCGATATCAACGACGAAATGTCGTTTTTGGAGATGCTGGACGTTTTGAACGAAGCGTTAGTGAAGAAGGGGGAAGATCCGGTGACGTTCGACCACGACTGTCGCGAAGGAATTTGCGGTGCTTGCTCGCTTTTCATCAACGGACGCCCCCACGGACCGCAGCAAACCACAACGTGTCAGTTGCACATGCGGAGCTTCAAAGATGGCGATACCATCTGGATCGAACCCTGGCGCGCCAAGCCGTTCCCCGTCGTGAAGGATCTGATGGTCGATCGTTCTGCCTTCGACCGCATCATGCAGGCGGGTGGTTACATTTCCGTCAATACGGGCAGCGCACCCGACGCCAACGAAATTCCAATTTCTAAAGTTATTGCCGATGAAGCGTTCAACGCAGCGACGTGCATCGGGTGCGGTGCGTGCGTAGCCGCTTGCAAAAACGCTTCGGCGATGCTGTTTACAGGGGCTAAGATTTCGCAACTGGCGATGCTCCCGCAGGGCAAACCCGAGAAAAAAGCGCGTGCAGAAGCCATGATTGCTCAGATGGATGCCGAAGGATTTGGGGCGTGTACCAACACCGGCGCGTGCTCGGCAGAGTGTCCGAAAGGCATCACGATGGCCAACATCGCGCGCATGAACCGCGAATTTTTCGCTGCAACGCTGACCTCAGAAAATATGCAGTAA